GCGCTTGCCTTGCGCCGAGAGCCACTGGAGCGGCGGGAAGAGCCTCCCGCAGAAGAAAACAGGCTACGGTCAGATCCAGTCACAAGAGCACCTCATGCTCAACAAATTGCAGCAACCGCTGACACACCGCTGCCCCAGGCCGATATTCCATCACCGTCAGGCCATAGTCAAAAGCTGTGCGCAAATCGCTGCTATCTGGAATAGTAACGGGTGAAAGCACATCCGCGAAAATCTGTTGCGCTTGCACATACAATTGGCCCGTATGGGATCCCGACCAAATGCCCCCTGGCAGATAGCGATCATCCAACATGGTCAGCACGGTACGGGCCTGGGTGAGCTGGCCTTTGAGGGCATTGATGTAGCGCAACGTCACCTCTGTACAAGAAAAATCCGCTCGGTTGAGCCGTGTCGGGATCACCACCCGCTGGGCCACCTGCAGGGCATTGGCGGTGAGAGCATTCAGCTCCCCCGGCGTATCCAGAAAAACAAAGTCGTAGTCCGCTTGCAAGGAGCGGAGTTGTTGCTGCAGGAGGTGCTGAGCTGAGGATCCGGCAGCAGCTAGATGGGCTGCCACCTCAGCCATGTTGCTGTGGGCAGGAATAACATCCACCCCCTTATCACTGGTGTAGATGACCTCTGGCAGAGGCCGTTGGTGGTGGGGGTGCAGGCAAGCCCAAACGGTTTCTTGTTCCGGCAGGGATCCAGTCTCCTCCAAATACAGACTGCTGGCGGTAGCTTGTGAGGTGAGATCGATCAGCAAGACCCGTTCCCCCCGTTGCGCTATCAATTGTGCCGCATGCACGCAGAGGGTGGACTTGCCGGTGCCCCCCTTGTTGTTGGTAAACGCCAAGATCTTTGCCATGAATTCTCCCTGCGCCGTCTGTTCTTCTTCAGGATCTTCCCCCATTCCTCTCTCTCGGGATCCATTCAGGAAGGCCGTTCAGGTGTCCCCACAGCGGTCTATGCTAGTGGTTGTAGCCTGGCCATAAGCTGGAGGAAAACCATGCGCGAGGTATTGGCAATCATCTTGGGAGGCGGGCGTGGCACCCGTCTTTACCCCCTCACCAAACGCCGTGCCAAACCCGCTGTACCCTTAGCAGGTAAGTATCGCCTGATCGACATTCCAGTCAGCAACTGTATTAATTCTCACATTGAAAAGATCTACGTCCTGACGCAGTTCAACTCCGCTTCTTTGAACCGCCACATTGTCAACACCTACCGGTTTTCTCCCTTTAGCGGCGGCTTTGTGGATGTATTGGCAGCTCAACAAACCCCGGACAACCCCGATTGGTTCCAGGGCACAGCCGACGCCGTACGGCAATATCTCTGGTTAATGGACTCTTGGAAACCGCAGGAGTATCTAATCCTCTCCGGCGACCACCTCTACTGCATGGACTACCGCCCCTTCATTGAGCACCATCGGCGAACCGGAGCAGATGTGACGCTGGCGGTATTACCCTGTGGCGAGAATGTCGCCTCCAGTTTTGGCTTACTGAAGATCGGCGAGAACGGGCGCGTTGTTGATTTCAAAGAAAAGCCGAAAGGTGAATTGCTAAAAGCCTGCCAGGTGGATACCCAAGCCCTTGGACTTAGCCCCGCAGAAGCCCAAGCCAAGCCCTACATCGCCTCGATGGGCATTTATGTGTTCAAGCGAGAAGCCTTGATCGAAATGTTGAAGGTGAAGGAACACACCGATTTTGGCAAGGAGGTGTTACCTGCCGCCATCGACAAGTACCATGTGCAAGCCTACCTCTTCAACGATTATTGGGAAGATATCGGTACCATCGAAGCCTTTTACCAGGCCAATCTTTCTTTGGTGAAGCAGCCCAATCCTCCCTTCAGCTTCTTCAACAGCGAGATGCCCATCTACACCCGCCCGCGCTTTTTACCCCCCAACAAAATCCTCGACTCCCACATTGTGAATTCAATGATTGCTGATGGCTGCATCATCAAGAATGCTCAAATTCGTAACTCGATCATTGGTATTCGCAGCCGTTTGGAAGCCAATACAATTATCGAAAACACCCTGGTAATGGGGGCAGACTACTACGAGTCGGCAGAAGAGCGACAGGCTAAGCTAAATGAAGGGATCCCACCGGTGGGCATTGGGGCCAATTCTCACGTTGCCAACGCGATTGTGGATAAAAATGCTCGCATCGGACGCAATGTGCGCATTCTCAACAAAGACCACATCACAGAAGCAGAACGAGAAGAAGAAGGGATCTGGATTAGCAATGGCATTGTCACGATCATCAAAGACTCCGTTATCCCCGACAACACCGTGATTTAAGGAGGATTGGGCGGATCCCGCCCGTCTCAACGTGAGATTACGATAGATAAAGTAACATTTAGTGTTGTGAGCTGAATCAAGCGTGCCTGCCCAGCCCCAGTCCATCGCCTCCTTAGAAACCTACGATCCGCAATTCATCTCCCGCTATTACCGCTGGCGACTGCCGCAGGTGATCCGGCGTTTTCTGGCTATCTTTTGGCCCCTCTTTTGGTTTGTGCTCTGCCTACGTTGGGATCAGCTCTGGGGACATACGGATCGCAATATCGGTCAGCGCTCGGTACAGTTACGTAAGCTGCTCACCCAATTGGGGCCAACCTTCATCAAGGTGGGGCAGGCCCTCTCCACCCGACCGGATTTGGTGCGCAAAGACTTCCTAGAAGAACTGACCCAATTGCAGGATCAGTTGCCTGGATTTCCCTCCTCACAAGCCTACGCCCGTATTGAGTCGGAGTTGGGCCGTCCGATCGCCGAGCTGTATGCTCAAATTTCTCCCGAACCGGTGGCTGCCGCCAGTTTGGGCCAAGTTTACAAGGCGCAACTGCACAGTGGCGAGTGGGTGGCGGTCAAGGTGCAACGGCCCCATTTGCGAGAGTGTCTCAGTTTGGATCTGTACCTGATTCGCTGGGCTTCCACATGGTTGGCCCCTTGGCTACCCCTGAACCTGGGTAATACTTTAACGGCGGTGGTGGATGAGTTTGGCCGCAAGCTCTACGAAGAGATTGATTATCTGAACGAAGGGCGCAACTGCGAACGCTTTGCTGCCTACTTCCGTGGGGATCCGGATGTGTATGTGCCGCGGATTTTCTGGGCCTACAGCACCCGACGGGTACTGACGTTGGAGTGGATTGATGGCATCAAGCTAACGGATGTGGAACGCATCCAAGCGGCTGGTCTGGAGGTCAAGCAGCTGGTGCGCATTGGGGTAGTTTCTGCTCTAAAGCAGCTACTGGAGTATGGGTTTTTCCACGCGGATCCCCATCCGGGCAACCTCTTTGCCCTCGTCGATGGCCGTATGGCCTACATCGATTTCGGCATGATGGATCAGCTCACCCAGGAGATGAAGGAATACCTGGTGGATGCGCTGGTGCATCTGGTGGATCGAGACTACAATGCTCTAATTGACGATTTTATTCATTTGGATTTTTTGCAACCCAATGTCAATCGCCAGGAGCTGATCCCGGCTTTGGAAACGGTGTTGGCGGATGTGCTGACTCAGGAGGTGGGCAACTTTAACTTCAAAACTGCCACCGATCAATTCTCGGATTTGATGTACCGCTATCCATTCCAGGTGCCGCCGCATTTTGCCTTGGTGATCCGCTCTTTGGTAACCCAAGAAGGAGTAGCCCTCAGCCTCTATCCACAGTTTCGTATTGTCGGAGTGGCCTATCCGTATGTGGCGAAACGGCTGTTGACGGACGAATCGCCGCGCATTCGGGAACGGCTATTACAGGTGCTGATCAAAGACGGTAAGTTCCGCTGGAATCGCCTGGAAAACCTGATCCAAATTGCCCGTAGTGATGGACAACTGGATTTGGTCCCCACGGCTCAAATGGGGCTGCGCTATCTGATGTCCGAGGAAGCCCGCAATTTGCGTCGGCAGTTGGTGCTTTCCCTCACGGAAGATGACCGCATTCATGTTGAGGAGTTGCAAAGGCTTTGGCATTTGCTCAGCTCTGATATTTCCCCAACCCGCCTCTGGCAAGCGACGATGGCATCCCTACCCAACCCCTTTGCAACCGATTTGCAAGACACCTTTGCTGAACTGGGAGAACAGGTGCAAGCTCATCTGGAACAACTGAGCCGCTGGCGCCCTCTACAACCTTGGCCGGATCTGCTGGCGGGAATGGGGCAACAAAGGTAGAACGGAAGAAGACAAACCTCAGTTATTTACCTGGACGAAAGCGTGGCAGATCAACAGGGTGATTTTATTGCAGGGGTGGTGACGGGAGCCGTATTGGGCGGGATCCTGGGCGGGGTGATCGGGTTTGTGCTTGCCCCCAAAATTGGCAAGGGATCCGCGGAAGGGCAACGACGGGATCCCGAACGACTAAATGGCAGCTCGACCATCCCCATGACCACGGGACGACCGCGCATCGGTGCTTCTTCAACCTCGGCTATCCCGAACGACTGGAATGCTTGGGAGACTGAAGCAGAGCGCATTGCTCAGGCCCGACGCACCCTAGAAGCCAAGATCGCTGAATTGAATGAGGCTATTCAAGCCACCCGCGCCCAGCTCCTTGTCAAGGATGTGCCTTCAGCCTCTCAGGAGAAGCGGGGAGAATAAGCCGGAAGGGATCCCTGCCTAGTTTTTTCCCTGTCCATGCCAAACTAGAAGCGGTATGGGTTGGGTGTATCCGTTTCCCAAGCCTGACCCGATGCTTGCTTCTACCCACTGACTGTGTTTGTTGTCCCTCCGCTTTTTCCAACCATGATGCTCAGCCACCTTTTTTTGTCCCCTCTGACCTCGATGGATAGCCTCTCCTTTGGGTTGGTCTACGCCACTGCCGGGTCGTTGCTGTTTCGCTCGATTTACCAGTTCATCGTCATCTACAATGTGCTGCTCATTGTTCGCATTTTGTTGAGCTGGTTCCCGCAACTGAACTGGTCGAACCCGATTCTATCGGTGCTGAGCCAACTGACGGATCCCTATCTGAACCTGTTTCGGGGCATTATTCCCCCCATTGGTGGCTTGGACTTTTCCCCGTGGTTAGCCTTTATTTTGCTCAGCTTTGCCATGCAGGTGGTGGGCCAATTTGCCTAGTGCTGGGTGGTGACCGCTATTTTTTCAGGGCTTAGTCAAGTCGGGATCCCGCTGGGTAAACATTGTTTTTTAGACTCCGATTTTTCTGTGCCGTAGCATTTGCTCCATCCTGACAGGTCGGGATCCTCCTAAGATCAGGAGTCACTTTTTTGCTGCCCGCCATGCAGATCCCCAGCGTTGACCACTATCGGTTGCTCAATGCCCAGGTTCCCCTCTCGGTACTCAAAGATCCGGTACCGGGGGCTACCCCCAATCCAGACAACCTAGTTTTGTTGGATTTGGAGATTCGTGCTGGGGTGATCACTCAGATCCAACCGGCCAACAGCCCTGCTCCAGAAGGGATCCCGAGCGTGGATCTCAAACGAGGTCAAGTGTGGCCCTGCTTTCTGGATATCCACACCCATCTCGATAAGGGGCACGTGTGGACCCGCACCCGCAACCCCGATGGCACTTTTGCCAGTGCTGCCCAGGCTGCCCAAGAGGATTGGGCGAAGATGGATCAGATCTATGCCGGGGATCCGGAGCAATTCCGGGAGGATGTCTATCGCCGCTTCAACTTCGGCCTGCGCTGTAGCTATGCCCATGGATCCCAGGCGGTGCGTACCCACATTTCCTGTACCAGCCCCCAAACCATTGCCAACCTGGATGTGTTTGCCCAACTCAAACAGGAATGGGCAGGCAAGCTCGAGATCCAAGCGGTTACCCTCTTACCCCTAGAGTTTTTCCTCACTCCGGAGGGGGAAAAGCTGGCGGATAAAGTGGCAGACGTGGGCGGGATCCTCGGCGGCGTCACCGCAATGGGGCCAGACCTAGACCGACAATTGGATCGGGTGTTTGCCTTGGCCAAGGAGCGCGGCTTGGATCTGGACTTTCACACCGACGAAACCGATGATCCGGGGGCAATCACCCTGCGGCATGTGGCGGCAGCCGCTTTACGCAGCAAGTTTCCCAACCCAGTGGTGTGTGGTCATTGCTGTAGTTTGGCGGTGCAACCGCCGGAGGTGGCCAGCAAAACCCTGGAAATGGTGCAGGAAGCCGGAATTGCGGTGGTCAGCCTGCCCATGTGCAATCTCTACTTGCAAGATCGCAACCCCAGCCGTACCCCCCGTTGGCGCGGCGTTACCCTGCTACACGAACTGAAAGCCCTCGGGGTACCGGTGATGGTGGCCAGTGACAACTGCCGGGATCCCTTCTATGGCTTTGGGGATCACGATGGCTTGGAGGTGTTCCGGGAGGCAACCCGCATTCTGCACCTGGATACCCCCTATGGAGATTGGCCCCAGGCGATTACAGCAACCCCGGCCCGCATCATGGGTTTGGCGGATCGCGGCCAGATTGGGGTGGGTTTGACGGCAGATTTGGTACTGTTCAAGGGGCGTGGCTTTGACGAGTTGCTGTCTCGCCCTCAGCATGACCGCGTGGTGCTGCGGCAGGGTCAAGCGATTGATACCACCCCGCCGGACTACAGCGAGTTGGATGATCTGATGGCCAAAGTGGGGGCTGTTGTCGTTTGAAGAGGGGATAGTGAGTGGGTACTGAAAGGTGAATGGGAATCTTCTTCAGTCCGATTCTCGTGTTGATCCTGACTTACCTGGCGGATTCAAGTCTCTCATTGAGGGCGTTCTGCAACCAAGCCTGAATATCCAGGAGGCTCTGGGGGGAAACTTCATGGCCCATGTCGTATTCGCGGTAGGTAAACCGAAGCGGCAAACGACTGAAGTAATCCCGAATCTCACGGCCACAGTCGATGGGCAAAACGGTATCTTGCCTCCCATGCACGGCCAGGATGGAAAGATTTTGCAGGTGTTCAGGCGGTGCGGCTTCCGCCACTATTTCTGCCGGTAAGCGCCCACTCATGGCGACAATCCCAGCTAACTTTTCCGGTTGGGTCAGGGCTAAGGCAAGGCTCATGATCGCCCCTTGGCTAAACCCCATCAAGTACACCTGGGCTGGATCGAAGGGAACATCCGGGATCCCTTCCTGTAGAACTTGCTCTAGGAAGGTACTTAACAACTGCAGGCTGGCGCGAGCTTGCGGGATATTTCCCACCGGCCCCTCTTCTGTCCAGGTCATCTCAAACCAGGCAAACCCTCCCATCGGTAAGGAGAGTGGAGCCCTGAGGCTGACCACCGCAAAGCGGGGATCCAAATAGGGAGCCAGTTGGATCAAATCCCCCTCATGGCTGCCAATTCCATGCAGCATCACCAGCAGCGGTACGGATCCCGGGCTGGCTTGTCTGGGGTGTTGAAAACGATAGGTGAGGACCAAGGTGCAAATACCTACAACGTTAGGGATCCCACATTGTGTTCTAACAACTGAGCCAGATCCTGCAAGAAAGCCGCCGCATGAGCGCCGTAGATGACGCGGTGATCGCAGGTGAGGTTCACTTGCATTTGAGAGCGGATGGCGATGGCTTTTTCGGGGGTAGCTACCACCGTCGGACGAGAAGCGCCAATCGCCAGAATGGATCCCTGGTTGGGGGGCAAAATGGCATCGAAGCGATCCACCCCAAACATGCCCAAATTGGAGAGGGTAAAGGTGCCACTGTTGTACTCTTCCGGTTGCAGTTGCTTCTGGCGCGCCCGCTCCACCAGGTCTTTCCAACGGCGGGAAATCTCGTACAAATCCAGCCGGTTTGCCTGCCTCAGCACGGGCGTAATCAACCCACCATCCTCCATGGCCACGGCCACGGCAATGTTGATCTCCGCTTTGTAGTGGATGCCACCCTCGCTGTAGCTGGCATTCAACAAGGGGTGCTTTTCCAGGGTAACGGCCACCGCCTTGGCCAAAAGAGCCGTCAGGGTTACCCCCTTGGGCTTTACCTGTTTGTAAAGTCCATCCAAGGCATCGGTGGTGAGGGTATAGCCGACATGAAACACCGGCACACTGAGGCTGGCATTCATGTTGCGCACGACAGCCGCCTGCAAGGTGCTCAGTGGAACAGTTTCCCCAAGCGGAGCAGCGGCAGGAGCAGCCGCCGGGACGGTGGAGACTGGGCGAGACAAAGGTACTGGCGCAGAGGCCGGGAGGGCAGCAGCACGTTCCACATCCTCGGCCACGATGCGACCGTTCGGGCCGGATCCGCGCAGGGTGCTTAAGTCAATGTTTAGATCTTGCGCCAGCTTTTTGGCGCGGGGTGAGGCAAGGATGCGCCGGGATCCGGAACCATTGGGGCTTGGTATAGCAACCGCAGCAGGAACGGCAACGGGAGCAAGGTTAGCCGGTTGAGAAGCAGGAGGTGCGGAGACTGGCTTCGGGACAGCCCCAGTCGCAACACCCGCGAATAGGGCTTTGGCTTTTTCCTGGGCTTGGGCGACTTCTGCTTCGCTTTCGGCAATCAGGGCAATGGGCGCACCCACAGGAGCGGATCCCCCGGCGGGCACAACAATGGTGGCGAGGATCCCGCTATGAAAGGACTCCACATCCATGTCTGCCTTATCCGACTCCACCACCAGGATGTTTTCCCCTTTCTCCACGCGATCCCCCGGATTTTTCAGCCAGGAAACAATTTTGCCCATTTCCATCGTGGAGCTGAGGGCAGGCATGGAGACTTCGTGGATCATAAGAAGTGGCACAAGGAGGAGCAGGAAAGATTTTAACTCTTTAGAGCGCGAGAACATAAGTTCCGCGCTGTGGACAAAGTATTCTCCTAGGCCACCTCTTTACTTAGGATTGAGGATTGTTCGGCTTCCGCCACCAAGAGCAGGGTTTTCAAGAGGGAGTCCGGGTTGAGGCTGATGGAATCAATCCCCTGTTTCACTAAAAAGCGGGCAAAGTCAGGGTAGTCGCTGGGGGCCTGGCCACAGATGCCGATCTTGCGACCCTGCCCTTTCACCGTGGCGATTACCTGAGCAATCATCCGTTTGACGGCTTCGTCCCGTTCATCGAAGAGGTGCGAAACCAAAGCCGAGTCTCGATCCAACCCAAGGGTGAGTTGGGTGAGGTCGTTGGAACCAATGGAGAAGCCATCGAAAATTTTGCAAAATTCATCCGCCAAGATCACATTGCTGGGCAACTCGCACATCACGTAAACCTGCAGCCCATTTTCACCCCGGACTAAACCATGACGAGCCATCTCCGCCAGCACCTTGCGGCCCTCTTCTGGGGTGCGACAGAAAGGAATCATCAA
The window above is part of the Thermostichus vulcanus str. 'Rupite' genome. Proteins encoded here:
- a CDS encoding ParA family protein, whose translation is MAKILAFTNNKGGTGKSTLCVHAAQLIAQRGERVLLIDLTSQATASSLYLEETGSLPEQETVWACLHPHHQRPLPEVIYTSDKGVDVIPAHSNMAEVAAHLAAAGSSAQHLLQQQLRSLQADYDFVFLDTPGELNALTANALQVAQRVVIPTRLNRADFSCTEVTLRYINALKGQLTQARTVLTMLDDRYLPGGIWSGSHTGQLYVQAQQIFADVLSPVTIPDSSDLRTAFDYGLTVMEYRPGAAVCQRLLQFVEHEVLL
- a CDS encoding glucose-1-phosphate adenylyltransferase, with translation MREVLAIILGGGRGTRLYPLTKRRAKPAVPLAGKYRLIDIPVSNCINSHIEKIYVLTQFNSASLNRHIVNTYRFSPFSGGFVDVLAAQQTPDNPDWFQGTADAVRQYLWLMDSWKPQEYLILSGDHLYCMDYRPFIEHHRRTGADVTLAVLPCGENVASSFGLLKIGENGRVVDFKEKPKGELLKACQVDTQALGLSPAEAQAKPYIASMGIYVFKREALIEMLKVKEHTDFGKEVLPAAIDKYHVQAYLFNDYWEDIGTIEAFYQANLSLVKQPNPPFSFFNSEMPIYTRPRFLPPNKILDSHIVNSMIADGCIIKNAQIRNSIIGIRSRLEANTIIENTLVMGADYYESAEERQAKLNEGIPPVGIGANSHVANAIVDKNARIGRNVRILNKDHITEAEREEEGIWISNGIVTIIKDSVIPDNTVI
- a CDS encoding ABC1 kinase family protein; its protein translation is MPAQPQSIASLETYDPQFISRYYRWRLPQVIRRFLAIFWPLFWFVLCLRWDQLWGHTDRNIGQRSVQLRKLLTQLGPTFIKVGQALSTRPDLVRKDFLEELTQLQDQLPGFPSSQAYARIESELGRPIAELYAQISPEPVAAASLGQVYKAQLHSGEWVAVKVQRPHLRECLSLDLYLIRWASTWLAPWLPLNLGNTLTAVVDEFGRKLYEEIDYLNEGRNCERFAAYFRGDPDVYVPRIFWAYSTRRVLTLEWIDGIKLTDVERIQAAGLEVKQLVRIGVVSALKQLLEYGFFHADPHPGNLFALVDGRMAYIDFGMMDQLTQEMKEYLVDALVHLVDRDYNALIDDFIHLDFLQPNVNRQELIPALETVLADVLTQEVGNFNFKTATDQFSDLMYRYPFQVPPHFALVIRSLVTQEGVALSLYPQFRIVGVAYPYVAKRLLTDESPRIRERLLQVLIKDGKFRWNRLENLIQIARSDGQLDLVPTAQMGLRYLMSEEARNLRRQLVLSLTEDDRIHVEELQRLWHLLSSDISPTRLWQATMASLPNPFATDLQDTFAELGEQVQAHLEQLSRWRPLQPWPDLLAGMGQQR
- a CDS encoding YggT family protein; the protein is MMLSHLFLSPLTSMDSLSFGLVYATAGSLLFRSIYQFIVIYNVLLIVRILLSWFPQLNWSNPILSVLSQLTDPYLNLFRGIIPPIGGLDFSPWLAFILLSFAMQVVGQFA
- a CDS encoding cytosine deaminase, producing the protein MQIPSVDHYRLLNAQVPLSVLKDPVPGATPNPDNLVLLDLEIRAGVITQIQPANSPAPEGIPSVDLKRGQVWPCFLDIHTHLDKGHVWTRTRNPDGTFASAAQAAQEDWAKMDQIYAGDPEQFREDVYRRFNFGLRCSYAHGSQAVRTHISCTSPQTIANLDVFAQLKQEWAGKLEIQAVTLLPLEFFLTPEGEKLADKVADVGGILGGVTAMGPDLDRQLDRVFALAKERGLDLDFHTDETDDPGAITLRHVAAAALRSKFPNPVVCGHCCSLAVQPPEVASKTLEMVQEAGIAVVSLPMCNLYLQDRNPSRTPRWRGVTLLHELKALGVPVMVASDNCRDPFYGFGDHDGLEVFREATRILHLDTPYGDWPQAITATPARIMGLADRGQIGVGLTADLVLFKGRGFDELLSRPQHDRVVLRQGQAIDTTPPDYSELDDLMAKVGAVVV
- a CDS encoding alpha/beta hydrolase — translated: MVLTYRFQHPRQASPGSVPLLVMLHGIGSHEGDLIQLAPYLDPRFAVVSLRAPLSLPMGGFAWFEMTWTEEGPVGNIPQARASLQLLSTFLEQVLQEGIPDVPFDPAQVYLMGFSQGAIMSLALALTQPEKLAGIVAMSGRLPAEIVAEAAPPEHLQNLSILAVHGRQDTVLPIDCGREIRDYFSRLPLRFTYREYDMGHEVSPQSLLDIQAWLQNALNERLESAR
- a CDS encoding dihydrolipoamide acetyltransferase family protein, with translation MIHEVSMPALSSTMEMGKIVSWLKNPGDRVEKGENILVVESDKADMDVESFHSGILATIVVPAGGSAPVGAPIALIAESEAEVAQAQEKAKALFAGVATGAVPKPVSAPPASQPANLAPVAVPAAVAIPSPNGSGSRRILASPRAKKLAQDLNIDLSTLRGSGPNGRIVAEDVERAAALPASAPVPLSRPVSTVPAAAPAAAPLGETVPLSTLQAAVVRNMNASLSVPVFHVGYTLTTDALDGLYKQVKPKGVTLTALLAKAVAVTLEKHPLLNASYSEGGIHYKAEINIAVAVAMEDGGLITPVLRQANRLDLYEISRRWKDLVERARQKQLQPEEYNSGTFTLSNLGMFGVDRFDAILPPNQGSILAIGASRPTVVATPEKAIAIRSQMQVNLTCDHRVIYGAHAAAFLQDLAQLLEHNVGSLTL